In the genome of Telluria beijingensis, one region contains:
- the pilB gene encoding type IV-A pilus assembly ATPase PilB — translation MAAVLPNTTTGTPLSGLARALVQANRLGAAQADMLQKKAVQEKTAFIDVVLASGVIEPRALAAFCAETFGYPLFDLSAFAPESLPPSAIDGKLMQAQRVIALAKRGNKLSVALSDPTNNQALDQIKFQSEATVEPVIVPHDALLALLAAIAKGAEQDLNDLVGDDADIEFADEDQPATAAVDTANDVEDAPIVRFLNKILMDAVQMGASDIHFEPFEKFYRIRLRVDGVLRDHATPPLSIREKLVSRIKVLARLDIAEKRVPQDGRMRLILSATRTIDFRVSTLPTLFGEKTVMRILDATQAQMGIDALGYDPDQKALLLDAIARPYGMVLVTGPTGSGKTVSLYSCLNLLNKPGINISTAEDPAEINLPGVNQVNVNEKAGLTFPVALKSFLRQDPDIIMVGEIRDLETADIAIKAAQTGHMVFSTLHTNDAPSTLTRLMNMGVAPFNIASSVILITAQRLARRLCSCKQPLEISHEALLAAGYREGDLDGDWKPYGPVGCDRCLGSGYKGRVGIYQIMPISPAIEALILASGNAMQIAAQAEKEGVNSLRRSGLMKVKQGLTSLEEVLGCTNE, via the coding sequence ATGGCAGCAGTCCTTCCCAACACGACCACCGGCACCCCGTTGTCGGGCCTCGCGCGCGCGCTGGTCCAGGCCAATCGCCTGGGTGCCGCGCAGGCGGACATGTTGCAAAAGAAAGCTGTCCAGGAAAAGACCGCCTTCATCGACGTCGTGCTCGCCAGCGGCGTGATCGAACCGCGCGCGCTGGCCGCGTTCTGCGCCGAGACCTTCGGCTATCCGCTGTTCGACCTGTCCGCTTTCGCACCGGAATCGCTGCCCCCCAGCGCCATTGACGGCAAGCTGATGCAGGCCCAGCGCGTGATCGCGCTGGCCAAGCGCGGCAACAAGCTGTCGGTGGCGCTGTCCGACCCGACCAATAACCAGGCCCTCGACCAGATCAAGTTCCAGAGCGAAGCCACGGTCGAGCCGGTGATCGTGCCGCACGACGCCCTGCTGGCGCTGCTTGCCGCGATCGCCAAGGGCGCCGAGCAGGACTTGAACGACCTGGTCGGCGACGACGCCGACATCGAGTTCGCCGACGAAGACCAGCCGGCGACGGCGGCGGTCGACACCGCCAACGACGTCGAGGACGCGCCGATCGTGCGCTTCCTGAACAAGATCCTGATGGACGCGGTGCAGATGGGCGCATCCGACATCCACTTCGAGCCGTTCGAAAAGTTCTACCGCATCCGCCTGCGCGTGGACGGCGTGCTGCGCGACCACGCCACGCCGCCGCTGTCGATCCGCGAAAAGCTGGTCTCGCGCATCAAGGTGCTGGCGCGGCTGGACATCGCCGAAAAGCGGGTGCCGCAGGATGGCCGCATGCGCCTGATCCTGTCCGCCACGCGCACCATCGATTTCCGCGTCAGCACCCTGCCGACGCTGTTCGGCGAAAAGACCGTCATGCGTATCCTGGACGCGACCCAGGCCCAGATGGGCATCGACGCGCTCGGCTACGACCCGGACCAGAAGGCGCTGCTGCTGGATGCGATCGCCCGCCCTTATGGCATGGTGCTGGTGACCGGCCCGACCGGTTCCGGCAAGACGGTGTCGCTGTACAGCTGCCTGAACCTGCTGAACAAGCCCGGCATTAATATCTCGACCGCGGAAGACCCGGCCGAGATCAACCTGCCGGGCGTGAACCAGGTCAACGTCAACGAAAAGGCCGGCCTGACCTTCCCGGTGGCGCTGAAATCCTTCCTGCGCCAGGATCCCGACATCATCATGGTCGGCGAGATCCGCGACCTGGAAACGGCCGACATCGCGATCAAGGCCGCGCAAACCGGCCACATGGTGTTCTCGACCCTGCACACCAACGATGCGCCGTCGACGCTGACGCGCCTGATGAACATGGGCGTGGCGCCGTTCAACATCGCCTCGTCGGTGATCCTGATCACTGCCCAGCGCCTGGCGCGCCGCCTGTGCAGCTGCAAGCAGCCGCTCGAGATCAGCCACGAGGCCCTGCTGGCCGCCGGCTACCGCGAAGGCGACCTGGACGGCGACTGGAAGCCCTATGGCCCGGTCGGCTGCGACCGCTGCCTGGGCTCGGGCTACAAGGGCCGCGTGGGCATCTACCAGATCATGCCGATCTCGCCTGCGATCGAGGCGCTGATCCTGGCCAGCGGCAACGCGATGCAGATCGCGGCCCAGGCCGAGAAGGAAGGCGTGAACTCGCTGCGCCGCTCGGGCCTGATGAAAGTGAAGCAGGGACTGACCAGCCTTGAAGAAGTGCTTGGCTGCACCAACGAATAA
- a CDS encoding methyl-accepting chemotaxis protein: MSIKRRIWALPVISAIIFGLGAGASVVIANGALASITTTGAVDYPLMDVSKTLSLEIAAVTDGLTDAVTEGDKARLDQLNAQADKVRASMDRLGQIAGQQETGVRLKKAFDAYYAPALSSARIMLEMEQGDPQSTVGRMQAALAALNADLAKTTDAAQRQFAAGIAASQDSVRKSLVVMIASAVLVIAALALVSWFVVRTIWQQLGGEPAYAREIAQAVAAGDLAMEIRVDANDQGSLLAALDEMRARLATLVAGIKDSATTIASASTEIASGNADLAQRTESQAANLDRTTRAMEALTGAVRENAANAGQANALVASATSIATRGGEVVGGVVATMGDIDAASKKIVEIIATIDGIAFQTNILALNAAVEAARAGEQGRGFAVVASEVRTLAQRSAAAAKEIKELIGDSVAKVGAGTALVGEAGATMEQIVEAVRKVQAIMREIGEAGTRQHAGIEDIGRALGGIDEMTQQNAALVEEASAAAESLTDQTGQLTEALAVFRLQVSEPTTTVKSLPRLFHQA, encoded by the coding sequence ATGAGCATCAAGCGCAGGATCTGGGCACTGCCCGTCATTTCCGCCATCATCTTCGGCCTCGGGGCCGGCGCCAGCGTGGTCATCGCGAACGGCGCGCTGGCGTCGATCACGACCACCGGGGCGGTCGACTATCCGCTGATGGATGTCTCCAAGACGCTGTCGCTCGAGATCGCCGCCGTGACCGATGGCCTGACCGATGCCGTGACCGAAGGCGACAAGGCGCGCCTCGACCAGTTGAACGCGCAGGCCGACAAGGTGCGCGCCAGCATGGACCGTCTGGGACAGATCGCCGGCCAGCAGGAAACCGGCGTCCGCCTGAAGAAGGCGTTCGACGCCTATTATGCCCCGGCCCTGTCGTCGGCCCGCATCATGCTCGAGATGGAGCAAGGCGACCCGCAATCGACGGTCGGCCGGATGCAGGCCGCCCTGGCGGCCCTGAACGCCGACCTGGCCAAGACGACCGACGCCGCCCAGCGCCAGTTCGCGGCCGGCATCGCCGCCAGCCAGGACAGCGTGCGCAAGTCGCTGGTCGTCATGATCGCCAGCGCCGTGCTCGTGATCGCGGCGCTGGCGCTGGTGTCGTGGTTCGTGGTGCGCACCATCTGGCAGCAGCTGGGCGGCGAGCCGGCCTATGCGCGCGAGATCGCGCAGGCGGTGGCCGCCGGCGACCTGGCAATGGAGATCCGCGTCGATGCCAACGACCAGGGCAGCCTGCTGGCCGCGCTCGACGAGATGCGCGCGCGCCTGGCGACGCTGGTGGCCGGCATCAAGGACTCGGCCACCACCATCGCCAGCGCCAGCACCGAGATCGCCAGCGGCAACGCCGACCTGGCGCAGCGCACCGAATCGCAGGCCGCCAACCTGGACCGCACCACGCGCGCGATGGAAGCGCTGACCGGCGCGGTGCGCGAGAACGCCGCCAACGCCGGCCAGGCCAACGCCCTGGTGGCCAGCGCCACCAGCATCGCCACCCGCGGCGGCGAAGTGGTGGGCGGCGTGGTGGCCACGATGGGCGACATCGACGCCGCGTCGAAGAAGATCGTCGAGATCATCGCGACCATCGACGGCATTGCCTTCCAGACCAATATCCTGGCGCTTAACGCGGCGGTCGAAGCGGCGCGCGCCGGCGAGCAGGGCCGCGGCTTCGCAGTGGTCGCGTCCGAGGTGCGCACGCTGGCCCAGCGCTCGGCGGCGGCTGCGAAGGAGATCAAGGAATTGATCGGCGACTCGGTGGCCAAGGTCGGCGCCGGCACGGCGCTGGTGGGCGAAGCCGGCGCGACCATGGAGCAGATCGTGGAGGCGGTGCGCAAGGTGCAGGCGATCATGCGCGAGATCGGCGAGGCCGGCACGCGCCAGCACGCGGGCATCGAAGACATCGGCCGTGCGCTCGGCGGCATCGACGAGATGACGCAGCAGAACGCCGCGTTGGTGGAAGAAGCATCGGCCGCGGCCGAATCGCTGACCGACCAGACCGGGCAGTTGACAGAGGCATTGGCGGTGTTCAGGCTGCAGGTTTCCGAACCGACCACGACCGTGAAATCCTTGCCAAGATTGTTTCATCAAGCTTAA